The nucleotide sequence CTTTTTGGGAGCGGGATATGGCGACGGGAAGATGAAGGTCGGGCGAGATAACGGGCATGTGCTGATGAGAAAAACAAAAACGCCGCAACAAGTGCGGCGTTTTGACTGGCTCGTTAAAGACGTCGAGGCGTAATTAAATGCGAACGAAGTCGATGTGAGTCAGTTTCGGCTTGAACGGATGACGCTGAACAGCCTGGATTTTTACTTTGGTTTCTTTGCCATCGACAACCAGGGCGATTTCACCGAACAGGGCTTCGCTGTTGCGATCTTCCAGGTTTTTAATGATATCGTGGTCCAGTTCGATGGAAACCGGCGCTTCGCTGCCGCCGTAAACGATGGCGGGGAATTTACCGGTAATGCGCAGGCGGCGGCTCGCACCCTTACCCTGCTCTTTACGTACTTCTGCGTTGATAGTAATCATTGCTTTCTCTACTTGATAAAATGAACCTGTTACAGGCGACCCAGCAACAAGCGGGATAACGCTGCTTGTTATTTGAATAACGATGTTGTTATTACCAATAAAAGCGGGCCAGATTTTAACGGAATATGGCGGTGCGGGCAAATAAAACCGCCGCAGGCTAGCCGCGCAGTTCATGGGCGCGGCGATAGCGGCCCTGATAATCGAAGATC is from Dickeya dianthicola NCPPB 453 and encodes:
- the rplY gene encoding 50S ribosomal protein L25, which gives rise to MITINAEVRKEQGKGASRRLRITGKFPAIVYGGSEAPVSIELDHDIIKNLEDRNSEALFGEIALVVDGKETKVKIQAVQRHPFKPKLTHIDFVRI